A window of the Aquarana catesbeiana isolate 2022-GZ linkage group LG05, ASM4218655v1, whole genome shotgun sequence genome harbors these coding sequences:
- the KLHL40 gene encoding kelch-like protein 40, translating to MRVVSCKSKTWRWSVELEEGKCLLIFIHISGKTCLPRLCGHREDNDPSLKMALPVQQAEELRLYQQTLLQDGLKDMLDHNKFIDCVLRIQGKEFPCHRLVLAACSPYFRAMFLSDLEESKKKEIDLEDVDPDVMGKILHYIYTSEIEITEKNVQDIFSVANMFQIPSIFTVCVSFLQKKLCLSNCLAIFRLGLMLDCPRLAVSARDFLCDRFNLITRDEEFSQLSPDEVIAVISSDSLNVEKEEDVFQVVMKWAAKDKENRVKALPVIFESIRFRLMPEDYIKNKVEKHELVKSNSELLKKLQMVKDTPKGTLPVVKKKAAEQGKDGEKVVNGDVEEEEDEEVLPGILNDTLRFGMFLKDLIFMISDTGAVAYDPNANECYFASLSAQIPKNHVSLVTKENQIFVAGGLYYNEENKEDPLGSYFLQFDHLDSDWLGMPPVPSARCLFGLGDSENSIYLIGGKELKEGEQTLDSVLCYDRPSFKWGESDPLPYQVYGHSVVSHENLVYVIGGKGSDKKCLNRLCVYNPKKFEWKDLAPMKTARSLFGATIHNGKVLIAAGVTDTGLTNTIEAYDIKTNKWEDFTEFPQERSSLSMVSIGGTLFAIGGFATVENESEELVPTELNDIWRYNEDEKTWEGMLREIRYASGATFLPVRLNTLRLTKM from the exons ATGAGAGTAGTCAGCTGTAAAAGCAAGACTTGGCGTTGGAGTGTCGAGTTAGAGGAAGGAAAGTGCCTTCTGATATTCATTCACATCAGTGGAAAGACCTGTCTGCCCAGGCTCTGTGGGCATAGAGAAGATAACGATCCTTCTTTGAAAATGGCACTTCCCGTTCAACAAGCCGAAGAGCTGAGGCTCTACCAACAAACTCTTCTTCAAGACGGGCTGAAGGATATGCTAGACCACAATAAATTTATAGATTGTGTTTTGCGGATCCAGGGAAAAGAATTCCCTTGTCACCGTCTGGTCCTGGCAGCCTGTAGCCCATACTTTCGGGCCATGTTCCTCTCGGACTTAGAAGAAAGCAAGAAGAAGGAAATCGACCTTGAAGATGTGGATCCGGATGTCATGGGGAAGATCCTTCACTACATCTACACCTCGGAGATCGAGATCACTGAAAAAAATGTCCAGGATATATTTTCGGTGGCAAACATGTTTCAGATTCCTTCCATATTCACTGTGTGCGTATCATTCCTTCAGAAAAAACTGTGTCTTAGTAACTGCTTGGCTATCTTCCGACTGGGCCTTATGTTGGATTGTCCTCGCTTGGCGGTCTCCGCACGGGACTTCTTGTGCGATCGTTTCAACCTGATCACTAGGGACGAGGAATTCAGCCAGCTCTCCCCCGATGAAGTTATTGCTGTTATCTCCAGCGACTCCCTTAATGTGGAGAAGGAAGAGGATGTATTTCAGGTGGTCATGAAGTGGGCAGCTAAGGATAAAGAGAACCGGGTCAAGGCCTTGCCGGTCATCTTTGAAAGCATTCGGTTCCGTCTGATGCCAGAAGACTACATCAAAAACAAGGTGGAGAAACATGAATTAGTCAAGTCAAACTCTGAACTCTTGAAAAAGCTTCAGATGGTTAAGGACACTCCGAAAGGTACACTACCAGTGGTCAAAAAGAAAGCAGCAGAGCAGGGCAAAGATGGGGAGAAAGTTGTTAATGGtgacgtggaggaggaggaggatgaagaagtCCTACCAGGAATTCTAAATGATACCCTGAGATTTGGCATGTTCCTGAAAGACCTCATATTCATGATCAGTGACACAGGAGCAGTGGCCTATGACCCAAATGCCAACGAATGTTATTTTGCCTCGTTGTCAGCTCAGATCCCAAAGAATCATGTCAGTTTGGTCACAAAAGAGAACCAGATTTTCGTGGCTGGTGGACTTTACtacaatgaagaaaacaaggaagatcCACTGGGATCCTACTTCTTGCAG TTTGATCACCTGGACTCGGATTGGCTGGGAATGCCGCCCGTTCCATCCGCGCGCTGCCTCTTTGGTCTTGGGGATTCGGAGAATTCCATCTACCTGATTGGTGGGAAAGAGCTGAAGGAAGGAGAGCAGACCCTGGACTCGGTCTTGTGTTACGACCGCCC GTCCTTTAAGTGGGGGGAGTCGGACCCCCTGCCCTATCAGGTGTATGGACACTCTGTGGTCTCCCATGAGAATCTGGTCTatgtgattggagggaaggggagcGATAA GAAATGCCTGAACCGTCTTTGTGTCTACAACCCCAAGAagtttgagtggaaggatttggcTCCCATGAAGACGGCGCGCTCTCTGTTCGGTGCCACCATTCACAACGGGAAGGTCCTCATCGCTGCCGGAGTCACCGACACGGGGCTCACCAACACCATCGAGGCCTACGATATCAAGACTAACAA GTGGGAAGATTTCACGGAGTTCCCCCAGGAGCGCAGTTCCCTCAGCATGGTCAGCATCGGTGGAACGCTATTCGCTATCGGAGGATTTGCCACGGTGGAGAATGAGAGTGAAGAATTGGTGCCGACAGAACTGAACGACATCtggag GTATAATGAAGATGAGAAGACGTGGGAGGGAATGCTGCGCGAGATCCGTTACGCTTCTGGAGCGACTTTCCTCCCCGTGCGCCTCAATACACTGCGGCTGACAAAAATGTAA